In Helianthus annuus cultivar XRQ/B chromosome 8, HanXRQr2.0-SUNRISE, whole genome shotgun sequence, a single genomic region encodes these proteins:
- the LOC110873830 gene encoding putative lipoate-protein ligase A, translating to MATRHVAQAGRPLMNIVRMKGVPILQQLEIEECLLRTSSDNWCIINDGADRPNIVMGISGKPAELVEIKPVLEDNIPVIRRFTGGGTVIVDHGTIFVSFICNKDDVADVQPYPRPIMSWSSLLYSQVFEGIADFRLRENDYVFGLRKFGGNAQSITKNRWIHHTSFLWDYETRNMSYLKLPKRAPEYRLARDHLDFVCPMKDYISRSDFISRTIGAAGRLFSVESTEFEAVKSSSNVNFTPTSRLLTNQELEAANMIAI from the exons ATGGCTACACGACACGTTGCACAAGCAGGACGTCCGCTAATGAATATCGTTAGAATGAAGGGGGTGCCCATCCTACAGCAGTTGGAGATTGAAGAATGCCTTTTGCGGACCTCATCAGACAATTGGTGCATCATAAATGACGGGGCAGATAGACCCAACATCGTCATGGGCATTTCTGG GAAACCTGCTGAACTTGTTGAAATTAAACCTGTTCTAGAAGATAATATTCCCGTCATACGAAGGTTTACTGGTGGCGGGACCGTAATAGTTGATCATGGGACAATATTTGTTTCATTCATATGTAACAAGGATGATGTTGCCGATGTACAACCGTATCCTCGACCCATCATGTCTTGGAGCAGCCTATTATACAGTCAGGTTTTCGAAGGAATTGCTGATTTCAGGCTTCGTGAGAATG ACTATGTGTTTGGCCTTCGCAAGTTTGGTGGGAACGCACAATCGATTACTAAAAATCGGTGGATTCATCATACATCTTTTTTGTGGGATTATGAGACTCGTAACATGTCCTACCTCAAGCTTCCTAAACGGGCTCCTGAATATCGACTG GCTAGGGATCATCTTGATTTCGTTTGCCCTATGAAGGACTACATTTCAAGGTCAGATTTCATTAGTAGAACCATTGGTGCAGCAGGAAGACTATTTTCAGTCGAGTCAACTGAGTTTGAAGCGGTCAAATCTTCATCAAATGTGAATTTTACTCCCACCTCGAGATTACTAACTAACCAGGAATTAGAGGCTGCCAATATGATCGCCATATGA